ACCAGGAACACGTGGCAGGCGACGGTGACGGTCGAACCTGCGCACCTCGGACGGGTCGACCTGCAGGTCACGCGAGGGACGGGAGGGCTGGAGGTCGTCCTCGTGGCGGCCCATCGTGACGCGGCCCAGGCCCTCGACGCCGAGGTCGACGATCTGGTCGACGAACTGATCCGCCGTGAACTCGAGCCGGCCAAGGTCACCGTGCGCACCACGGACCGTGGCCTCGACGCCGAGCGACAGCCGGCACGCCAGAACCCCGAGAACGACCCCACCCGGGCCCGTCGCGACCAGGACGACACGACGGAGTCCGAGGCCGAGGAACGCCAGGGACGGCGCGGCCGCGGCCGTGAGGCCCGTGACCAGCGCCAGGCGACCGCCTGATCCCGCGAACGGAGGACGTGGACGTGATCGACCCGACGAACCCCGCAGCATCGGCGAGCCAGGCCAGCACCCGCAGCTCCGCGGACCAGGGTCTGGGGACCCGGATCCAGAGTGCCAGTGAGCTGCGGATGGACTTCCTCAATCTGCTCACGGCGCAGCTCTCCAACCAGGATCCGCTGTCGCCCATGGACAACGAGCAGATGGTGCAGCAGCTCGCGACATTCAGTCAGCTCGAGCAGCTCGAGCGTGTGAACTCGAATCTGCAGGAGCAGATGGGATACAGCCAGAGCCTGAACAACACCATGATGATGAACGTGGCCGGCAAGCGCGTGACCGTGGCCGGCAACGAGATCGGTGTCGTGAACGGCCAGCCCTCGCGATCCCTGGTGCGCGTGCCCGAGGCGGGCACCGTCTTCGCGCGCGTGCTCGACGCGAACGGGGCCACCGTACGTACGCTCGACGCGAGCATCGTCGAGCCGGGCTTCAACCGTATCGAGTGGGACGGCAAGGACGACGACGGCAATGCCGTGCCCGACGGCGACTACTCGCTGGAGATCTCGGCCGTGGATCGCAGCGGCAACTTCATGAAGTCGGTCGCCTTCAGCAGCGGCGTCGTCGACACCGTGCAGTTCGAGAACAACTTCATCCAGCTCGAGGTGAACGGGCGTCTGTACGGCCCGGGCGACGTGGTCGAGGTCGGTGTCGCCCCCCGTGATCCCGTCGTCGTGAACGTCGAGGGTGACGACGGACCGGGCACCGGGAGCGATGACGACGACGGTACCGACGACGACGGCACCGGCGTGACGCCGCCGCCCGATGCCGAGGATCCGTGGAGCCCGCCGGTGTCGTCGATGCTCGGCGGCGCCTCGCGTTCCACCTTCGACCGCAATCCGTGGGAAGCCCTTCTGAGGATCGGCTGAGACCGAGAGTTCCGGGAGGCCTGAGGCCTTCCACCCAGATCCGACAAGGATGTTCCAGGACGCCGCCCGAGGGCGGTACCGAAGCCAGACAGGAGACCAGCTCATGCTTCGTTCGTTGTTCGCCGGGGTCACGGGCCTCGAGGCCAACATTGTCGAACTCGACGTCGTCGGGAACAACATCTCCAATGCGAACACGGTCGGTTTCAAGTCCGCCCGTGTGACCTTCCAGGAGATCCTGACCCAGAACATCCAGTCGGCCACGCGTCCCGACGAGGGTGGCGGTCTGGGTGGTGTGAATCCGCAGCAGATCGGTCTGGGGGCCGTGGTCGGCGCCATCGACAGCGAGTTCACGCAGGGCAACCTGCGGACCACGGGCAACAAGACCGACCTGGCCATCCAGGGCGAGGGCTTCTTCGTGCTCAGCGACGGCAACTCGCAGGCCTACACCCGCGCCGGGAACTTCATGTTCGACGCCGACAATGCGCTCGTCAGTGCCGGCACGGGCATGAAGGTGCAGGGCACGATGGCCAACGAGCGCGGTGAGTTCGTGTCGGGCGCGGTGCAGGACATCCAGATCGATCCCAGTACCGTGATGCCGGCCCAGGCCACGAACTCGCTCAAGGTGTGGGGCAACCTCGACAGCGAGTCCGACGCCCAGGGCACGCATCTGCTCCAGACCGGTCCGCTGCTGTCGACGGCAGCGGCGACGGACGATCTGCGGTTCCTGCACTCCGGTGCCGACGGTGAGGACCTCCAGTTGACCAACGGCGACGTCATCGCCCTGACCGGTCAGATCGGCGGTCTGGACATTCCGGACACGCAGTTCGAGATCGGTGAGGTCGCCGACGGCTTCGACGGCACGACCATCCAGGACCTGCGCGACTGGTTCCAGGCCGAGCTCCGGGCGAACGGTGCCCCGGGAGCCACGGTCACGCTCGATGCCGACGGTGCCTTCACCGTGAACAACGCCGGCGGCGATCCCCTGATGGAGGACGTCAAGCTCCTTGCCGGTGGCCGTGTGAGCTTCAACCAGGTCATGCTCTTCGGCAACCAGATCCAGCCGGGCAACACCGCGACGTCCGCGGCCACACTGTTGAGCCCGGCCGAGGAGACCGACGTCATCAGCGAGCTGTACAACTCCGACGGCAAGAAGCTGAACTTCCAGTTCGAGGACGACGGCGCCGGCAACATGATCACGTCGATCCAGATCGGCGGTACGCTCGGTGGCGAGGCGATCACCCCGGTCGTGTTCGAGGTCGAGGAGGGTTCCACGGACCTCACCGAGCTGCTCAGCCGCCTGACCCAGGCCTTCCGGATCTCGAATGCCGACGGCGTGGAGATCGACTCGAACGGTCGTATCGACGTGCAGGGCGACGTGGGCCTGGCCAGCGGCATCGACAACATCGCGCTGCGGGAGGAGGGGAACCTCTTCAGCAACATCGGCACTTCGATCGACTTCTCCGTGATCGACGAGGCCCAGGACGCCGCGACCTTCTCGGTGACCAACACCGTGTACGACTCGCTCGGGAACACGCACAACCTGACGCTCGCCTTCACCAAGCGGACCGGCTTCAACGTGTGGGACTGGAAGGCCGGTCTCGACGGGGACGAGGAGATCACGGCCGGTGAGACCGGCACCGTGACCTTCGACGAGGCGGGTCGTCTGGTCTCGTTCCTCTACACCGACGGCGGTGGCCAGGTGAGCTTCCGGCCGCAGGCCCAGGGAACCAGTGGCGCGGAGCCGGTGTCCATCAGCATCGACCCGGGTACGATCGGTGGCGTGAACGGCCTCACCCAGTACAACTCCAGCGACCAGATCCAGTCGACGGGTGATGGCTACGGAGTGGGGCGGCTGATCGACTTCGACATCGACCGCGACGGCGTGATCACCGGCCGGTTCAGCAACGACACCGTTCTGAACATGGCCCGCATGAGTATGGCCGTGTTCAACAATCCGTCCGGTCTGGTCCGGTCGGGGAACAACACCTACAGCGTGAGCGGGAACTCCGGGACGGCCGTGATGGGCTTCGCGAACGAGGGCAACGCCGGTCTCATCAATTCGGGCGCGCTCGAGGCGAGCAACGTGGACCTGTCGGAGCAGTTCACGCGGCTGGTGGTCGCCCAGCGGGCCTTCCAGTCGAACGCGCGGGTGATCAGCACCAGCGACGAGGTGCTGCAGGAACTGGTGAACATCGTCTAGACCCGGTAGGGCACGGGGTGGGCCGGGCCGGCGTCCGGCCCATCCCCTGACATGCTCGCGAACCCCGGGGCCGCGACCCCACCGCAGGACGGAGCCCACGCGATGATCGAGGTCACACGGCTCAACGGTACCGGATTGGTCCTCAACGCGGACCTGATCGAGTACGTCGAGTCCACACCCGACACTTTAGTCAGCCTCACTACCGGTCGAAAGATCATGGTGACGGAGTCCGTGGACGAGGTCGTCCGCCGGGCGATCGCCTACCGCGCGCAGGTGCGCGGGGCGTATCCCGTTGCCGTAGCGGCAGATCCGGACGCCTGACAGCCGGCCCGGACCCGTTCGCACCCCTCCGGGGACGGGCGGGTGACGGGTCCGGCTCAGGGTCCGAGGAGGAAGAACCGTGGATCTGGCGACGATCGGAGGCTTGGTCGGGGGGGCAGGACTGATCCTGGCCGCCATCCTCAGCAGTGGCAACCTGGGGATGTTCCTCGACCTGCCCGCGATCCTGACCGTGGTCGGCGGGTCGCTGGCCGCGCTCTTCATCAACTTTCCGATCCCGAAGGTTCTCGGCGTGTTCAAGGTGGTCCGCAAGGCCATGTTCCACGACGACGAGGACCCCACCGAGATCATCCAGAAGATGGTCAGCTACGCCGAGCGAGCCCGGAAGGAAGGCATGCTCGCGCTCGAGGAGGACTCGGAGAACGAGCCCGACAAGTTCCTGGCCAAGGGGCTGCGCCTCGCCGTCGACGGAACCGATCCTCAGCTGCTCGCCCGGATCATGGAGACCGACCTCTCGGCGCTGGAGACGCGCCACAAGGAGGGCAAGTCGATCTTCGAACAATTGGGCATGTTCGCGCCGGCCTTCGGCATGATCGGGACCCTGATCGGTCTGGTGCAGATGCTCGCGAATCTGAGCGACCCGAGTTCGATCGGCAGCGGTATGGCGATCGCGCTGCTCACGACCTTCTACGGATCGGTGATCGCGAATCTCGTGGCCCTGCCCATCGCGGGGAAGCTCAAGGCCCGTAGCAACGAAGAGCTGCACACCCGCGAGATGATCATCGAGGGGATCATGTCGATCCAGAGCGGCGACAGCCCGCGCATCGTCCAGGAAAAGCTGAAGAGTTACCTGACGCCGGTGCAGCAGACCCAACTCGCGGCGCGGTAGGAGCGGGCCCAGCCATGGCCAAGCGGCAGAAGCAGGAAGAACCGCCCCTGGGCGCACCGCTCTGGATGGCCACCTTCTCCGACATGGTGACCCTGCTGCTGGCCTTCTTCGTCATGCTGCTGTCGTTCTCGTCGATCCAGGAAGCGAAGTTCCACGAGGCCATCCACTCGCTGAAGGGCGCCTTCGGGGTGATGGCCTCGCCGCCGACGGTGATCCAGCAGCCCGACGTCGTGGTGCCCCAGGCCGACACCAACGAGTGGCAGCAGATGCTCTACGAGCTCCAGCAGGTACGGGTGGCGTTGTCCGAGGAGGGGTTGCAGGAGGAGGTCCAGCTCACGCTCGAGAAGGAGGGCGTGAGCATCCAGATCAGTACGCCCATGCTGTTCGAACCGGCGAAGGCCGAACTCCGCGCACCCAGCACCGAACTGCTCGACAAGCTCGTGACGGCCCTGCAGAGGTTGGACACCGAGATCCACATCGAGGGCCACACCGACAACGTTCCGATCAACAGTGAGCAGTTCCCGTCCAACTGGGAACTGTCGTCGGCCCGGGCGATGGCCGTCCTGAAGTACCTGGTCGAGCGAGGACTGCCGCCGGATCGCCTCGCAGCGGTCGGTTACGGCGAGTTCCGGCCGATCGACACCAACGACACCGAGGCGGGTCGACACCGGAACCGCCGCGTGGAGATCTTCGTGCGCCGGACCGACGGGTTGGCGAGATCCGTGCAGAGGGCCGAGCGGTAACCCGGTCCACCGCGATCGCGCGGGTCCGGGACGCTGGCCAGAACCGAGGAGCGACGTCGTGGCCGAAGAACAGGCCGAAGCCAAGACCGCCAAAGCCGGTCTACTCCAGAACAAGGCAGTGATCGTCGTCGCGATCGTCGCGCTGCAGGCGGCCATGGCCTTCGGCCTGACCAAGTTCCTGATCGCGCCCACGACCTCTTCGAGCGAGATCGAGCTGGTGGAAGGCGAAGGTGAGGGCGCGGGTGAGGCCGCGGCCAAGGGCGTGTTGGTCAGCCTCGAGGAGATGATCGTGAGCCTGAATTCGGGCGCGCGACCACGCTACCTGCGGACCACGATCGCCGTCGAGGCGGTCGACTCGAAGGCTGCGACGGAGGTCGAGGACCGCATGGCCGAGTTCCGCGATGCCACGATCATGACCCTCAGCCATCACAGCGTGCAGGACCTGTTGAGCTTCGAGGGCAAGGAAGCCGTCAAGGCCGAGATCAAGGACGCACTGAAGTCCCTCGTGGAAGAGGGCAAGGTGCTCAACGTGTACTACAGCGACTTCGTCGTGCAGTAGCCGCATCGGCCCGGACGGCCGGCGTCGAGGAGCGCGAGACGACCGTGGACAACCTCTCCCAGGAAGAGATCGACGCCCTCCTCGAGGAAGCGGCGGACGACGCGACGGAGTTCGATGCCCAGGAGGCTGCGGGCGCCGATTCCGGCGGCGACGCCTTCGGTGACGTCGCGGACCCGCGCGAGCGCGCGATCCGGGCCTTCGACTTCAACCGGCCGAACAACAATCTGAGCAAGACCTTCGAGCGCAATCTTCGTGGCGTGAGCGAGAGCTTCGCCAAGGACGCCAGCCTGTCCTTCTCGAACACGATGCGCGGCAACTGCGACTACACCTTTGCGGGCATGCGCGTGAACAGCTTCGGAGAGACCCTGTCGGGTTGGGAGAGCCCGAGTTGCATCGCCGTGTGCTCCATGGAGCCTCTGTCCGGCGTGGTCCTCGTGCACGTCGAGGCTTCGCTCATGTTCTCGTTCTTCACGAAGCTCCTCGGTGGCCCCATCGAGGTCCCCAGCCAGGTGCGGGACTTCACCGAGATCGAGATGGGTCTCGCTCGGAAGGTGTTGAGCAAGATCCTCGAGCAGTTCAGCGCAGCGACCGAGAAGGTCCACCGGGTGATTCCCCTGCTGATCCAGATCGAGAACAACCCGAACTACCTGAACGCCTTCGCAGAGGCAGAGCCGGTCCTGAACTTGCAGTACAACGTGACCATGGAGGAGGTCGGGGCGGTCATGAGCTTCGTGATTCCGCTGGCGGCCTTCGAGCCGGTCCGTGAGGAGTTCGACCCCCGCGAGGGGATCGACGTCCGCAACGCGGCCGACCGCATGGCCGAGAAGCAGCAGGCGCACGGTCTGGTGGGAACGGCGTCGGCCCTGATGTCGGCGCGATTCCGGTCCCGTCGAATCCGCTTCGACGAGCTGCTGGCGCTGAAGACGGGAGACGTGCTCTCGCTCGAACACCACGTGGACCGACCCCTCGACGTCGACGTCGAGGGTAAGCCGATG
The sequence above is a segment of the Candidatus Krumholzibacteriia bacterium genome. Coding sequences within it:
- a CDS encoding flagellar hook assembly protein FlgD, with protein sequence MIDPTNPAASASQASTRSSADQGLGTRIQSASELRMDFLNLLTAQLSNQDPLSPMDNEQMVQQLATFSQLEQLERVNSNLQEQMGYSQSLNNTMMMNVAGKRVTVAGNEIGVVNGQPSRSLVRVPEAGTVFARVLDANGATVRTLDASIVEPGFNRIEWDGKDDDGNAVPDGDYSLEISAVDRSGNFMKSVAFSSGVVDTVQFENNFIQLEVNGRLYGPGDVVEVGVAPRDPVVVNVEGDDGPGTGSDDDDGTDDDGTGVTPPPDAEDPWSPPVSSMLGGASRSTFDRNPWEALLRIG
- a CDS encoding flagellar FlbD family protein, giving the protein MIEVTRLNGTGLVLNADLIEYVESTPDTLVSLTTGRKIMVTESVDEVVRRAIAYRAQVRGAYPVAVAADPDA
- a CDS encoding OmpA family protein is translated as MAKRQKQEEPPLGAPLWMATFSDMVTLLLAFFVMLLSFSSIQEAKFHEAIHSLKGAFGVMASPPTVIQQPDVVVPQADTNEWQQMLYELQQVRVALSEEGLQEEVQLTLEKEGVSIQISTPMLFEPAKAELRAPSTELLDKLVTALQRLDTEIHIEGHTDNVPINSEQFPSNWELSSARAMAVLKYLVERGLPPDRLAAVGYGEFRPIDTNDTEAGRHRNRRVEIFVRRTDGLARSVQRAER
- a CDS encoding flagellar basal body-associated FliL family protein, with the protein product MAEEQAEAKTAKAGLLQNKAVIVVAIVALQAAMAFGLTKFLIAPTTSSSEIELVEGEGEGAGEAAAKGVLVSLEEMIVSLNSGARPRYLRTTIAVEAVDSKAATEVEDRMAEFRDATIMTLSHHSVQDLLSFEGKEAVKAEIKDALKSLVEEGKVLNVYYSDFVVQ
- a CDS encoding flagellar hook-length control protein FliK, yielding TRNTWQATVTVEPAHLGRVDLQVTRGTGGLEVVLVAAHRDAAQALDAEVDDLVDELIRRELEPAKVTVRTTDRGLDAERQPARQNPENDPTRARRDQDDTTESEAEERQGRRGRGREARDQRQATA
- a CDS encoding MotA/TolQ/ExbB proton channel family protein, giving the protein MDLATIGGLVGGAGLILAAILSSGNLGMFLDLPAILTVVGGSLAALFINFPIPKVLGVFKVVRKAMFHDDEDPTEIIQKMVSYAERARKEGMLALEEDSENEPDKFLAKGLRLAVDGTDPQLLARIMETDLSALETRHKEGKSIFEQLGMFAPAFGMIGTLIGLVQMLANLSDPSSIGSGMAIALLTTFYGSVIANLVALPIAGKLKARSNEELHTREMIIEGIMSIQSGDSPRIVQEKLKSYLTPVQQTQLAAR
- a CDS encoding FliM/FliN family flagellar motor switch protein yields the protein MDNLSQEEIDALLEEAADDATEFDAQEAAGADSGGDAFGDVADPRERAIRAFDFNRPNNNLSKTFERNLRGVSESFAKDASLSFSNTMRGNCDYTFAGMRVNSFGETLSGWESPSCIAVCSMEPLSGVVLVHVEASLMFSFFTKLLGGPIEVPSQVRDFTEIEMGLARKVLSKILEQFSAATEKVHRVIPLLIQIENNPNYLNAFAEAEPVLNLQYNVTMEEVGAVMSFVIPLAAFEPVREEFDPREGIDVRNAADRMAEKQQAHGLVGTASALMSARFRSRRIRFDELLALKTGDVLSLEHHVDRPLDVDVEGKPMFRGTSGRVGRSRAVQILGRREDV
- a CDS encoding flagellar hook-basal body complex protein — protein: MLRSLFAGVTGLEANIVELDVVGNNISNANTVGFKSARVTFQEILTQNIQSATRPDEGGGLGGVNPQQIGLGAVVGAIDSEFTQGNLRTTGNKTDLAIQGEGFFVLSDGNSQAYTRAGNFMFDADNALVSAGTGMKVQGTMANERGEFVSGAVQDIQIDPSTVMPAQATNSLKVWGNLDSESDAQGTHLLQTGPLLSTAAATDDLRFLHSGADGEDLQLTNGDVIALTGQIGGLDIPDTQFEIGEVADGFDGTTIQDLRDWFQAELRANGAPGATVTLDADGAFTVNNAGGDPLMEDVKLLAGGRVSFNQVMLFGNQIQPGNTATSAATLLSPAEETDVISELYNSDGKKLNFQFEDDGAGNMITSIQIGGTLGGEAITPVVFEVEEGSTDLTELLSRLTQAFRISNADGVEIDSNGRIDVQGDVGLASGIDNIALREEGNLFSNIGTSIDFSVIDEAQDAATFSVTNTVYDSLGNTHNLTLAFTKRTGFNVWDWKAGLDGDEEITAGETGTVTFDEAGRLVSFLYTDGGGQVSFRPQAQGTSGAEPVSISIDPGTIGGVNGLTQYNSSDQIQSTGDGYGVGRLIDFDIDRDGVITGRFSNDTVLNMARMSMAVFNNPSGLVRSGNNTYSVSGNSGTAVMGFANEGNAGLINSGALEASNVDLSEQFTRLVVAQRAFQSNARVISTSDEVLQELVNIV